One segment of Methylotenera versatilis 79 DNA contains the following:
- the fusA gene encoding elongation factor G, with protein sequence MARITPIERYRNIGISAHIDAGKTTTTERILFYTGVNHKIGEVHNGAATMDWMEQEQERGITITSAATTCFWKGMAGQFDQHRINIIDTPGHVDFTIEVERSMRVLDGACMVYCAVGGVQPQSETVWRQANKYKVPRLAFVNKMDRAGANFFKVYDQMRARLKANPIPLQVPIGAEEKFEGVVDLIKMKAVYWDDASQGMKFDYREIPADLKAECDKWRENMVEAAAEATEELMNKYLEEGDLSEADIMVGLRMRTIAFEIVPMVCGSAFKNKGVQAMLDKVVELMPAPTDIPPTRAEDEDGNEIFLKASDDEKFSALAFKIMTDPFVGQLIFFRVYSGVINAGDTVYNPIKGKKERIGRIVQMHANTREPLTEVRAGDIAAAIGLKEATTGDTLCSVNDEIILERMIFPEPVIHVAVEPKTKADQEKMGVALNRLAQEDPSFRVKTDEETNQTIISGMGELHLEILVDRMRREFNVEANVGAPQVAYREAIKKKVEVEGKFVKQSGGKGQYGHVWLIMEPNEPGKGFEFVDAIKGGTVPREFIPAVEKGLRETIPSGVLAGFPVVDVKVTLFDGSYHDVDSNENAFKMAASIGFKDGMRKADPILLEPMMAVEIETPEDYMGDIMGDLSSRRGMIQGMEDNATGKVIRAEVPLAEMFGYSTTVRSLSQGRASYSMEFKHYTEAPRNVAEAIMNKK encoded by the coding sequence GTGGCTCGTATAACCCCTATTGAACGCTATCGTAATATTGGTATTTCTGCGCATATTGACGCGGGTAAAACAACGACGACAGAGCGTATTCTGTTCTACACTGGCGTAAACCATAAAATTGGTGAAGTGCATAACGGCGCTGCAACAATGGACTGGATGGAGCAAGAGCAAGAGCGCGGCATTACTATTACTTCTGCTGCTACTACCTGTTTCTGGAAAGGTATGGCTGGTCAATTCGATCAACATCGTATTAATATTATTGATACGCCGGGCCACGTTGACTTTACGATTGAAGTAGAGCGTTCAATGCGTGTGCTTGATGGCGCATGTATGGTGTACTGTGCTGTGGGTGGTGTGCAACCACAATCTGAAACTGTTTGGCGTCAAGCTAACAAATATAAAGTGCCACGTTTAGCGTTCGTTAATAAAATGGACCGCGCTGGTGCTAACTTCTTTAAAGTGTACGATCAAATGCGTGCACGTCTAAAAGCAAACCCAATTCCATTGCAAGTGCCAATCGGTGCTGAAGAAAAGTTTGAGGGTGTTGTTGACTTAATCAAAATGAAAGCTGTGTATTGGGATGATGCATCTCAAGGCATGAAATTTGATTACCGTGAAATCCCTGCCGATTTAAAAGCTGAATGTGATAAATGGCGTGAAAACATGGTTGAAGCGGCTGCTGAAGCCACTGAAGAGCTGATGAATAAATACCTTGAAGAAGGTGATTTATCAGAGGCTGACATCATGGTTGGTTTGCGCATGCGTACGATTGCCTTTGAAATCGTGCCGATGGTTTGTGGTTCTGCTTTTAAAAATAAAGGCGTGCAAGCTATGTTGGATAAAGTGGTTGAGTTAATGCCTGCTCCAACTGATATTCCGCCAACTCGTGCTGAAGATGAAGATGGTAATGAAATTTTCTTAAAAGCTTCTGATGATGAAAAATTCTCAGCGTTAGCTTTCAAAATCATGACAGATCCATTTGTGGGTCAGCTGATTTTCTTCCGTGTTTATTCTGGTGTGATTAATGCGGGCGATACCGTTTACAACCCAATCAAAGGCAAAAAAGAACGTATTGGTCGTATTGTGCAGATGCATGCTAATACTCGTGAGCCTTTAACTGAAGTGCGTGCTGGCGATATTGCTGCTGCGATTGGTTTGAAGGAAGCGACTACTGGCGATACCTTGTGTTCAGTAAATGATGAAATCATTTTAGAGCGCATGATTTTCCCTGAGCCAGTGATTCACGTTGCTGTTGAGCCAAAAACTAAAGCCGACCAAGAAAAAATGGGCGTTGCTTTGAATCGCTTAGCGCAAGAAGATCCATCTTTCCGTGTTAAAACAGATGAAGAGACTAACCAAACTATTATTTCTGGTATGGGTGAGTTGCATCTTGAGATTCTAGTGGATCGTATGCGTCGCGAATTCAACGTTGAAGCAAACGTCGGTGCGCCACAAGTGGCTTATCGTGAGGCGATTAAGAAGAAAGTCGAAGTTGAAGGTAAGTTTGTTAAGCAATCTGGCGGTAAAGGTCAGTACGGTCATGTTTGGCTAATTATGGAGCCAAATGAACCAGGTAAAGGCTTTGAGTTTGTTGATGCGATCAAGGGTGGTACTGTTCCGCGTGAGTTTATTCCAGCGGTTGAAAAAGGCTTGCGCGAAACAATCCCTTCAGGTGTGTTGGCTGGCTTCCCGGTGGTTGATGTAAAAGTAACCCTGTTTGATGGTTCATACCATGATGTTGACTCGAACGAAAATGCTTTTAAAATGGCGGCTTCAATCGGCTTTAAAGACGGTATGCGTAAAGCAGACCCAATTTTACTTGAGCCAATGATGGCAGTTGAAATTGAAACGCCAGAAGATTATATGGGCGATATTATGGGTGACTTGTCATCACGTCGCGGTATGATTCAAGGCATGGAAGACAATGCTACGGGTAAAGTGATTCGTGCAGAAGTACCGTTGGCAGAAATGTTTGGCTATTCAACAACCGTGCGTTCATTATCACAAGGTCGTGCAAGTTACAGTATGGAATTTAAGCATTACACAGAAGCACCTAGAAACGTGGCGGAAGCCATTATGAATAAGAAATAA
- the rpsG gene encoding 30S ribosomal protein S7: MPRRREVPKRHILPDPKFGSTEVSKFVNVLMTGGKKSVAERILYGAFDQVATKTGKDALEVFTLALTNLRPLVEVKSRRVGGANYQVPVEVRPSRRSALAMRWLRDAARKRGEKSMGLRLAAELAEASEGRGSAMKKREEVHRMAEANKAFSHFRF, translated from the coding sequence ATGCCAAGACGTAGAGAAGTCCCCAAGCGCCACATTCTGCCAGATCCAAAATTCGGAAGCACTGAAGTGTCTAAGTTCGTAAACGTACTAATGACAGGCGGTAAAAAATCTGTTGCTGAGCGTATTTTGTACGGTGCATTTGATCAAGTAGCCACTAAAACAGGTAAAGATGCGCTTGAAGTGTTTACACTCGCGTTAACAAATTTACGTCCGTTAGTTGAGGTGAAAAGCCGCCGTGTTGGTGGTGCTAACTACCAAGTGCCAGTTGAAGTGCGTCCAAGCCGTCGTAGTGCTTTGGCAATGCGTTGGTTGCGTGATGCTGCGCGTAAGCGTGGTGAGAAGTCTATGGGTTTGCGTTTAGCAGCTGAGTTGGCTGAAGCTTCTGAAGGTCGCGGATCTGCAATGAAGAAGCGTGAAGAGGTTCACCGTATGGCAGAAGCGAATAAAGCGTTCTCACATTTTAGATTCTAA
- the rpsL gene encoding 30S ribosomal protein S12, with amino-acid sequence MPTINQLIRKPRAKVVTKSKVPALESCPQKRGVCTRVYTTTPKKPNSALRKVAKVRLTNGYEVISYIGGEGHNLQEHSVVLLRGGRVKDLPGVRYHMVRGSLDTAGVKDRKQSRSKYGAKRPKEGKAAK; translated from the coding sequence ATGCCAACCATCAATCAGTTAATACGTAAGCCACGCGCTAAAGTGGTTACAAAAAGTAAAGTGCCTGCACTTGAATCTTGTCCACAAAAACGCGGCGTATGTACACGTGTTTATACTACAACACCTAAAAAGCCAAACTCTGCATTGCGTAAAGTTGCCAAGGTGCGCTTAACCAATGGCTACGAAGTGATTAGCTATATCGGTGGTGAAGGCCATAACTTGCAAGAGCATAGTGTTGTGCTATTGCGCGGTGGTCGTGTAAAAGATTTGCCGGGTGTACGTTACCATATGGTGCGTGGTAGTTTGGATACGGCAGGTGTTAAAGACCGTAAACAGTCACGTTCTAAATACGGTGCTAAACGTCCTAAAGAAGGTAAAGCTGCTAAATAA